The Lycium barbarum isolate Lr01 chromosome 9, ASM1917538v2, whole genome shotgun sequence genome has a segment encoding these proteins:
- the LOC132609753 gene encoding uncharacterized protein LOC132609753 gives MLLQLQVMVKSTIMFIIIIHCIFIFQRHKELTNGKVMGIGKEDQGLYILQTGRSDQDIVNTNKHAMSLVDVFPSSLNANNKYCSPTSTIVSCSSVNNSDKTTLGDDIMLF, from the exons ATGTTGCTGCAACTTCAAGTAATGGTCAAGAGTACGATCATGTTCATCATAATCATCCATTGTATATTCATCTTTCAGAGACACAAG GAACTCACAAATGGGAAGGTGATGGGGATTGGTAAGGAAGATCAAGGCCTCTATATTTTGCAGACTGGAAGATCTGATCAAGATATTGTAAATACAAATAAACATGCTATGTCATTAGTGGATGTGTTTCCTAGTAGTTTGAATGCTAATAACAAGTATTGTTCCCCTACTAGCACTATTGTGAGTTGCTCATCTGTAAATAATTCTGATAAGACTACCTTGGGAGATGATATCATGCTCTTTTGA
- the LOC132609755 gene encoding type I inositol polyphosphate 5-phosphatase 2-like isoform X2 translates to MKTRRGKRSEAFWPSIVMKKWLNIQPKLYDFSEDEVDTEAESEDDACSLNDERVHEDHWHRTPGKPTDSQSQTSGKTSTKYSSRHRRGKSETLRAQYINTKEVRVTIGTWNVAGRRPDEDLDIDEWLCMNEPADIYILGFQEVVPLNAGNVLGAENRRPIPKWEAIIRRTLNRTTVEPEAKLKSYSAPPSPVLRTSPAADIISDVVTTTTALDVMAEASMEPTCFAENNMINLRKNLQLKRIYGIDCDSRLDWPEHSLDATPQVLSSTFKLRGVSSSCALAFSNHDMGLDGSRLKQGHQSSVNLGSLCTNQQEEPEVLLDAQSDGSDQFFDEENDFFEEYTELEDESSLLKHPSYIRIVSKQMVGIYVSIWVRRRLRRHINNLQVSPVGVGLMGYMGNKGSVSVSMSLFQSRLCFVCSHLTSGQKDGADQRRNADVCEIMRRTHFSNLFDTDADQRQTIPSHAQIFWFGDLNYRINMLDAEVRKLVAKKQWDDLLKNDELINELRSGHVFADWKEGAINFAPTYKYEINTDRYVGETPREGEKKRSPAWCDRILWLGKGIKQLFYKRAELKMSDHKPVSSMFSVEVEIFDHRNIQRVLNVNSAAVHPEILLDIED, encoded by the exons ATGAAAACCAGAAGAGGAAAAAGATCAGAG GCATTTTGGCCCTCAATTGTGATGAAGAAATGGTTGAATATTCAGCCTAAGCTCTATGATTTTAGTGAAGATGAAGTTGACACTGAGGCAGAGAGTGAGGATGATG CTTGCTCTCTAAATGATGAAAGGGTGCATGAAGATCATTGGCACAGAACACCAGGGAAACCTACGGATTCCCAGTCTCAAACTTCAG GGAAGACTTCAACCAAGTATTCATCTAGACACAGGAGAGGGAAATCAGAAACACTAAGAGCTCAGTACATAAATACAAAAGAAGTGAG AGTTACTATAGGAACTTGGAATGTTGCTGGAAGACGTCCGGATGAGGATCTTGATATTGATGAGTGGCTTTGTATGAATGAACCAGCTGATATATATATCCTTGG CTTCCAAGAGGTAGTTCCTCTAAATGCTGGAAATGTACTGGGAGCAGAAAATAGAAGGCCGATTCCAAAATGGGAGGCTATCATTCGCAGAACATTAAACAGAACAACAGTGGAACCTGAGGCTAAGCTAAAGAGTTATAGCGCTCCACCGTCTCCGGTGTTAAGGACTTCGCCTGCAGCTGATATAATTTCTGATGTGGTAACTACTACTACTGCACTAGACGTAATGGCAGAGGCATCGATGGAACCCACGTGCTTTGCTGAAAATAACATGATCAACCTGAGGAAGAATTTGCAATTGAAGAGAATATATGGCATCGATTGTGATAGTCGATTGGATTGGCCTGAACATTCACTCGACGCAACGCCTCAAGTCCTTTCTTCAACTTTTAAGTTGAGGGGAGTGTCGAGCAGCTGCGCTCTTGCTTTTAGCAATCATGATATGGGATTAGATGGTAGCAGGTTAAAACAAGGACACCAAAGCTCTGTGAACTTAGGATCGTTGTGCACTAATCAACAAGAGGAGCCTGAAGTACTTCTTGATGCTCAATCTGATGGCTCCGATCAATTTTTTGACGAGGAAAATGACTTCTTCGAGGAATACACAGAGTTAGAAGATGAAAGTTCGCTTCTAAAACACCCGAGTTATATTCGTATTGTAAGTAAGCAGATGGTTGGGATATATGTATCGATTTGGGTCCGTAGGAGGTTGAGAAGGCACATAAACAACTTGCAAGTCTCCCCTGTTGGAGTCGGTCTCATGGGATACATGGGCAACAAG GGATCTGTTTCTGTGAGCATGTCTCTTTTCCAGTCAAGGCTATGCTTTGTTTGTTCACATTTAACTTCTGGCCAAAAGGATGGGGCGGATCAAAGGCGTAATGCTGATGTGTGCGAAATTATGAGGCGCACACATTTCTCAAACTTATTCGACACTGATGCTGATCAACGACAAACAATTCCATCTCATGC TCAGATATTCTGGTTTGGAGATTTAAATTATCGAATCAATATGTTGGATGCTGAGGTACGGAAGCTTGTTGCCAAAAAACAGTGGGATGATCTTCTCAAAAATGACGAG CTAATCAACGAACTCCGAAGTGGCCATGTTTTTGCTGATTGGAAGGAAGGGGCGATTAACTTTGCACCAACATACAAGTATGAAATCAACACTGATAGATATGTCGGGGAGACTCCAAGAGAAGGGGAGAAGAAGAGATCACCGGCTTG GTGCGACCGTATTTTGTGGTTAGGGAAAGGTATAAAGCAGCTCTTTTACAAGCGAGCCGAATTAAAAATGTCTGATCATAAGCCTGTAAGCTCAATGTTTTCGGTAGAAGTTGAAATATTCGATCACAGAAATATTCAGAGAGTCCTCAATGTTAACAGCGCCGCTGTACATCCTGAGATTCTGCTAGATATTGAAGA CTAG
- the LOC132609755 gene encoding type I inositol polyphosphate 5-phosphatase 2-like isoform X1 produces MKTRRGKRSEAFWPSIVMKKWLNIQPKLYDFSEDEVDTEAESEDDACSLNDERVHEDHWHRTPGKPTDSQSQTSGKTSTKYSSRHRRGKSETLRAQYINTKEVRVTIGTWNVAGRRPDEDLDIDEWLCMNEPADIYILGFQEVVPLNAGNVLGAENRRPIPKWEAIIRRTLNRTTVEPEAKLKSYSAPPSPVLRTSPAADIISDVVTTTTALDVMAEASMEPTCFAENNMINLRKNLQLKRIYGIDCDSRLDWPEHSLDATPQVLSSTFKLRGVSSSCALAFSNHDMGLDGSRLKQGHQSSVNLGSLCTNQQEEPEVLLDAQSDGSDQFFDEENDFFEEYTELEDESSLLKHPSYIRIVSKQMVGIYVSIWVRRRLRRHINNLQVSPVGVGLMGYMGNKGSVSVSMSLFQSRLCFVCSHLTSGQKDGADQRRNADVCEIMRRTHFSNLFDTDADQRQTIPSHAQIFWFGDLNYRINMLDAEVRKLVAKKQWDDLLKNDELINELRSGHVFADWKEGAINFAPTYKYEINTDRYVGETPREGEKKRSPAWCDRILWLGKGIKQLFYKRAELKMSDHKPVSSMFSVEVEIFDHRNIQRVLNVNSAAVHPEILLDIEEQDLNLLQISGHQT; encoded by the exons ATGAAAACCAGAAGAGGAAAAAGATCAGAG GCATTTTGGCCCTCAATTGTGATGAAGAAATGGTTGAATATTCAGCCTAAGCTCTATGATTTTAGTGAAGATGAAGTTGACACTGAGGCAGAGAGTGAGGATGATG CTTGCTCTCTAAATGATGAAAGGGTGCATGAAGATCATTGGCACAGAACACCAGGGAAACCTACGGATTCCCAGTCTCAAACTTCAG GGAAGACTTCAACCAAGTATTCATCTAGACACAGGAGAGGGAAATCAGAAACACTAAGAGCTCAGTACATAAATACAAAAGAAGTGAG AGTTACTATAGGAACTTGGAATGTTGCTGGAAGACGTCCGGATGAGGATCTTGATATTGATGAGTGGCTTTGTATGAATGAACCAGCTGATATATATATCCTTGG CTTCCAAGAGGTAGTTCCTCTAAATGCTGGAAATGTACTGGGAGCAGAAAATAGAAGGCCGATTCCAAAATGGGAGGCTATCATTCGCAGAACATTAAACAGAACAACAGTGGAACCTGAGGCTAAGCTAAAGAGTTATAGCGCTCCACCGTCTCCGGTGTTAAGGACTTCGCCTGCAGCTGATATAATTTCTGATGTGGTAACTACTACTACTGCACTAGACGTAATGGCAGAGGCATCGATGGAACCCACGTGCTTTGCTGAAAATAACATGATCAACCTGAGGAAGAATTTGCAATTGAAGAGAATATATGGCATCGATTGTGATAGTCGATTGGATTGGCCTGAACATTCACTCGACGCAACGCCTCAAGTCCTTTCTTCAACTTTTAAGTTGAGGGGAGTGTCGAGCAGCTGCGCTCTTGCTTTTAGCAATCATGATATGGGATTAGATGGTAGCAGGTTAAAACAAGGACACCAAAGCTCTGTGAACTTAGGATCGTTGTGCACTAATCAACAAGAGGAGCCTGAAGTACTTCTTGATGCTCAATCTGATGGCTCCGATCAATTTTTTGACGAGGAAAATGACTTCTTCGAGGAATACACAGAGTTAGAAGATGAAAGTTCGCTTCTAAAACACCCGAGTTATATTCGTATTGTAAGTAAGCAGATGGTTGGGATATATGTATCGATTTGGGTCCGTAGGAGGTTGAGAAGGCACATAAACAACTTGCAAGTCTCCCCTGTTGGAGTCGGTCTCATGGGATACATGGGCAACAAG GGATCTGTTTCTGTGAGCATGTCTCTTTTCCAGTCAAGGCTATGCTTTGTTTGTTCACATTTAACTTCTGGCCAAAAGGATGGGGCGGATCAAAGGCGTAATGCTGATGTGTGCGAAATTATGAGGCGCACACATTTCTCAAACTTATTCGACACTGATGCTGATCAACGACAAACAATTCCATCTCATGC TCAGATATTCTGGTTTGGAGATTTAAATTATCGAATCAATATGTTGGATGCTGAGGTACGGAAGCTTGTTGCCAAAAAACAGTGGGATGATCTTCTCAAAAATGACGAG CTAATCAACGAACTCCGAAGTGGCCATGTTTTTGCTGATTGGAAGGAAGGGGCGATTAACTTTGCACCAACATACAAGTATGAAATCAACACTGATAGATATGTCGGGGAGACTCCAAGAGAAGGGGAGAAGAAGAGATCACCGGCTTG GTGCGACCGTATTTTGTGGTTAGGGAAAGGTATAAAGCAGCTCTTTTACAAGCGAGCCGAATTAAAAATGTCTGATCATAAGCCTGTAAGCTCAATGTTTTCGGTAGAAGTTGAAATATTCGATCACAGAAATATTCAGAGAGTCCTCAATGTTAACAGCGCCGCTGTACATCCTGAGATTCTGCTAGATATTGAAGAGCAAGACTTAAACCTTCTTCAGATAAGTGGTCATCAAACATGA